A DNA window from Pogona vitticeps strain Pit_001003342236 chromosome 2, PviZW2.1, whole genome shotgun sequence contains the following coding sequences:
- the MRPL50 gene encoding large ribosomal subunit protein mL50 translates to MQRARRSLLVPCSSLRRSFGAGGEVSVCSKMAAAVRLGRVCVYRLSFGVPARREFSEDLRTKSKPELAVSAVPVNEPVLICPLPQSRKYLPPEDLQSRVESHVREIFGSSVAKDWQKASLGDSSLKYRLLAQLAADLGHTVPNSQLHQMKSAADVVAFYSIPVKDISKFDELGTEELPPNLRIKWQY, encoded by the exons ATGCAACGGGCTCGGCGAAGCCTATTGGTTCCTTGCTCTTCCCTTCGGCGTAGCTTCGGCGCCGGCGGAGAGGTCTCCGTGTGTTCCAAGATGGCCGCCGCCGTGAGGCTCGGGAGAGTCTGCGTCTACCGCCTGAGTTTTGGGGTCCCTGCGCGCAGAGAATTCTCGGAAGACTTGCG GACGAAAAGTAAGCCTGAGTTAGCTGTATCAGCCGTTCCAGTTAATGAGCCAGTTCTAATTTGTCCCCTACCGCAAAGCAGAAAATACCTCCCTCCTGAGGATCTCCAGAGTCGTGTAGAGTCTCATGTCCGAGAGATTTTCGGATCCTCAGTTGCCAAGGACTGGCAAAAGGCATCTCTGGGAGACAGCAGTTTAAAGTATCGCTTGTTGGCGCAGCTGGCAGCAGATCTGGGGCATACTGTTCCTAATTCTCAGCTTCATCAGATGAAGAGTGCAGCAGATGTTGTGGCTTTCTACAGCATCCCTGTGAAGGACATATCAAAGTTTGATGAATTAGGCACAGAGGAGCTGCCCCCAAACCTGAGGATCAAATGGCAGTACTAA